The Symphalangus syndactylus isolate Jambi chromosome 3, NHGRI_mSymSyn1-v2.1_pri, whole genome shotgun sequence genome has a segment encoding these proteins:
- the LOC129478276 gene encoding ficolin-2 isoform X1, translated as MELDRAVGVLGPATLLLTFLGMAWAVQAADTCPEVKMVGLEGSDKLTILRGCPGLPGAPGPKGEAGTNGKRGERGPPGPPGKAGPPGSNGAPGEPQPCLTGPRTCKDLLDRGHFLSGWHTIYLPDCQRLTVLCDMDTDGGGWTVFQRRVDGSVDFYRDWAAYKQGFGSQLGEFWLGNDNIHALTAQGTSELRVDLVDFDDNHQFAKYRSFKVADEAEKYNLVLGAFVEGSAGDSLMSHNNQSFSTKDQDNDLNTGNCAVVYQGAWWYKNCHVSNLNGRYLRGTHGSFANGINWKSGKGYNYSYKVSEMKLRPA; from the exons ATGGAGCTGGACAGAGCTGTGGGGGTCCTGGGCCCTGCCACCCTGCTGCTCACTTTCCTGGGCATGGCCTGGGCTGTCCAGGCGGCAGACACCTGTCCAG AGGTGAAGATGGTGGGCCTGGAGGGCTCCGACAAGCTCACCATTCTCCGAGGTTGCCCGGGGCTGCCCGGGGCCCCTGGGCCCAAGGGAGAGGCAGGCACCAATGGAAAGAGAG GAGAACGCGGCCCCCCTGGACCTCCTGGGAAGGCAGGACCACCTGGGTCCAACG GAGCACCTGGGGAGCCCCAGCCGTGCCTGACAG GCCCACGCACCTGCAAGGACCTGCTAGACCGGGGGCATTTCCTGAGCGGCTGGCACACCATCTACCTGCCCGACTGCCAGCGCCTGACTGTGCTCTGTGACATGGACACGGACGGAGGGGGATGGACT GTTTTCCAGCGGAGGGTGGACGGCTCCGTGGACTTCTACCGGGACTGGGCCGCGTACAAGCAGGGCTTCGGCAGTCAGCTGGGGGAGTTCTGGCTGGGAAACGACAACATCCATGCCCTGACTGCCCAGG GAACCAGCGAGCTCCGTGTAGACCTGGTGGACTTTGACGACAACCACCAGTTTGCTAAGTACAGATCATTCAAGGTGGCCGACGAGGCGGAGAAGTACAATCTGGTCCTGGGGGCCTTTGTGGAGGGCAGTGCGG GTGATTCCCTGATGTCCCACAACAACCAGTCCTTCTCCACCAAAGACCAGGACAATGACCTTAACACCGGAAATTGTGCTGTGGTGTATCAGGGAGCTTGGTGGTACAAAAACTGCCATGTGTCAAACCTGAATGGTCGCTACCTCAGGGGGACTCATGGCAGCTTTGCAAATGGCATCAACTGGAAGTCGGGGAAAGGATACAATTACAGCTACAAGGTGTCAGAGATGAAGCTGCGACCTGCCTAG
- the LOC129478276 gene encoding ficolin-2 isoform X2, whose translation MELDRAVGVLGPATLLLTFLGMAWAVQAADTCPGERGPPGPPGKAGPPGSNGAPGEPQPCLTGPRTCKDLLDRGHFLSGWHTIYLPDCQRLTVLCDMDTDGGGWTVFQRRVDGSVDFYRDWAAYKQGFGSQLGEFWLGNDNIHALTAQGTSELRVDLVDFDDNHQFAKYRSFKVADEAEKYNLVLGAFVEGSAGDSLMSHNNQSFSTKDQDNDLNTGNCAVVYQGAWWYKNCHVSNLNGRYLRGTHGSFANGINWKSGKGYNYSYKVSEMKLRPA comes from the exons ATGGAGCTGGACAGAGCTGTGGGGGTCCTGGGCCCTGCCACCCTGCTGCTCACTTTCCTGGGCATGGCCTGGGCTGTCCAGGCGGCAGACACCTGTCCAG GAGAACGCGGCCCCCCTGGACCTCCTGGGAAGGCAGGACCACCTGGGTCCAACG GAGCACCTGGGGAGCCCCAGCCGTGCCTGACAG GCCCACGCACCTGCAAGGACCTGCTAGACCGGGGGCATTTCCTGAGCGGCTGGCACACCATCTACCTGCCCGACTGCCAGCGCCTGACTGTGCTCTGTGACATGGACACGGACGGAGGGGGATGGACT GTTTTCCAGCGGAGGGTGGACGGCTCCGTGGACTTCTACCGGGACTGGGCCGCGTACAAGCAGGGCTTCGGCAGTCAGCTGGGGGAGTTCTGGCTGGGAAACGACAACATCCATGCCCTGACTGCCCAGG GAACCAGCGAGCTCCGTGTAGACCTGGTGGACTTTGACGACAACCACCAGTTTGCTAAGTACAGATCATTCAAGGTGGCCGACGAGGCGGAGAAGTACAATCTGGTCCTGGGGGCCTTTGTGGAGGGCAGTGCGG GTGATTCCCTGATGTCCCACAACAACCAGTCCTTCTCCACCAAAGACCAGGACAATGACCTTAACACCGGAAATTGTGCTGTGGTGTATCAGGGAGCTTGGTGGTACAAAAACTGCCATGTGTCAAACCTGAATGGTCGCTACCTCAGGGGGACTCATGGCAGCTTTGCAAATGGCATCAACTGGAAGTCGGGGAAAGGATACAATTACAGCTACAAGGTGTCAGAGATGAAGCTGCGACCTGCCTAG